A DNA window from uncultured Methanoregula sp. contains the following coding sequences:
- a CDS encoding ribosome biogenesis/translation initiation ATPase RLI yields MRIAIVHKERCHSRKCGKECIIYCPRVRTGDETVIIGEDSKAVISEELCVGCGICIKKCPFDAIDIVSLPEELEHPTHRYGKNGFALYGLPIPIEGKVTGILGANGIGKSTAVKILSGQLRPNLGNFDNEVAWEEILKLYAGTELFDYLQTISKKSLKIATKPQYIDYIPKVFSGTVRNLLKSTDERGRLSEILQVLKLDSILDHDITTLSGGELQRVAITACLSRDAELYFLDEITPFLDIYQRIAAAKLIRDLAAERPVVIVEHDLAILDMLADTVHVGYGKPAVFGIITRPKGVRVGINQYLEGFLAEENVRFRDTQVVFEKRAHEKGSHREDLFIIPALTKKYESFHLTVSGGTVRSGEVLGIVGANGMGKSTFAKLLAGVETPTTGTLETTLKISYKPQYIKAESSDSVEMYLRSLTTKFDSSMYQHEIVESLTLEPILQSPLDSLSGGELQRVAIAACLSKEADLYILDEPSAHLDVEQRVKVTRMIKHHAEGREAGIMVIDHDIYLIDMISERILVFEGVPGEEGTAAGPFLMRDGMNRFLRELDVTFRRDQSGRPRINKPDSFLDREQKGRGEYYYYAQDEA; encoded by the coding sequence ATGAGAATAGCAATTGTCCATAAAGAACGCTGCCATTCCCGGAAATGTGGAAAGGAGTGCATCATTTACTGCCCCCGGGTCAGGACCGGAGACGAGACGGTCATCATCGGTGAAGACAGCAAAGCGGTCATCTCCGAAGAGCTCTGCGTGGGTTGCGGGATCTGCATCAAGAAGTGCCCGTTCGATGCCATCGATATCGTCAGCCTTCCCGAAGAGCTCGAGCATCCCACCCACCGGTACGGGAAGAACGGGTTTGCCCTCTATGGTCTTCCCATCCCCATAGAAGGAAAAGTCACCGGTATTCTCGGTGCAAACGGTATCGGGAAAAGTACTGCCGTAAAAATCCTCTCCGGCCAGCTACGGCCAAACCTGGGCAATTTCGATAATGAAGTAGCCTGGGAGGAGATCTTAAAACTGTATGCCGGTACCGAGCTCTTCGATTATCTCCAGACCATATCAAAAAAATCCCTGAAAATTGCAACCAAACCCCAGTATATCGATTACATCCCGAAAGTCTTCTCGGGCACCGTAAGAAATCTCCTGAAAAGCACCGATGAACGCGGCCGTCTTTCGGAAATCCTGCAGGTTCTCAAGCTCGACAGCATTCTCGATCACGACATTACAACGCTCAGCGGCGGGGAACTCCAGCGTGTTGCTATCACTGCATGTCTTTCCCGGGATGCAGAACTCTATTTCCTGGATGAGATCACTCCGTTCCTTGACATCTATCAGCGTATCGCTGCTGCGAAACTGATCCGCGATCTTGCCGCGGAACGACCGGTAGTTATTGTCGAGCATGACCTGGCGATTCTCGATATGCTTGCCGATACCGTGCATGTCGGATACGGCAAACCCGCGGTATTCGGTATCATCACCCGTCCCAAAGGAGTGCGTGTCGGAATCAACCAGTACCTCGAGGGTTTCCTTGCCGAGGAGAATGTCCGGTTCCGGGATACCCAGGTTGTTTTCGAGAAACGCGCACATGAAAAGGGCTCGCACCGCGAGGATCTTTTCATCATACCCGCTCTTACAAAAAAGTATGAGTCGTTCCACCTCACGGTTTCCGGTGGAACTGTCCGTTCCGGGGAAGTGCTCGGGATTGTCGGCGCAAACGGTATGGGGAAGAGCACGTTTGCAAAACTTCTTGCCGGCGTGGAAACCCCGACAACCGGAACCCTTGAAACCACTCTGAAAATCTCGTACAAGCCCCAGTACATCAAGGCCGAGTCGTCCGACAGCGTAGAGATGTACCTCCGAAGTCTCACGACAAAATTCGATTCATCCATGTACCAGCATGAGATTGTCGAATCCCTAACGCTGGAACCCATTCTCCAGTCCCCGCTCGACTCCCTCAGCGGCGGAGAACTGCAGCGGGTTGCAATCGCGGCCTGCCTCTCGAAGGAAGCCGATCTCTACATCCTGGATGAACCCAGTGCTCACCTGGATGTCGAGCAGCGTGTCAAAGTGACCCGGATGATCAAGCATCATGCCGAAGGCAGGGAAGCCGGCATCATGGTTATCGATCACGATATCTATCTCATTGACATGATCAGCGAGCGCATCCTTGTCTTTGAAGGTGTGCCGGGAGAGGAAGGAACTGCTGCCGGGCCCTTTTTGATGCGGGACGGCATGAACCGGTTCCTCCGGGAACTGGATGTCACGTTCCGCCGCGACCAGAGCGGGCGACCCCGCATCAACAAACCGGATTCATTCCTGGACCGGGAGCAGAAAGGCCGTGGGGAATATTATTACTATGCCCAGGATGAAGCGTAA
- a CDS encoding two-component regulator propeller domain-containing protein — protein sequence MARPVNYSAVLFLFSILLFMYPVAAEEAGSSIADTQTAITPVPYTITLFIPTAKMIHSDQIKDQIIGLNGYDAIFATSFGLSTYNGSWSTRHANLNNSSAGLLDDYITAIEYDAKGNLWLGYSGGIQIYNGRDYQVIQDQQLLKDPRINDIQRWNNDVWVATGNAGIHRYRDGTWTWFQPMTPSGPGFYEIDSMVLDPAANEMLIATANQGLWVVRSPEDPVRFDLLAGKNTPYAQLKHVRRDPQGGGYFFDDTSVVHYGKDSGFIQVLTAKDLSPYKITINDLAAGPDGKLYIASDNGLFIWENGKIYRHLNRFEGIGSSQIVRTVNIDAQNRVWFSTPGYVGFYFDQSNPENIIGINLVTPTPDQAFSPAGIQTTIPASGYDAIPGTQTTAVSGKTGTKNGILDPVFGLINSITGLAGIRIFP from the coding sequence ATGGCACGACCGGTGAATTATAGCGCTGTCCTTTTTCTCTTCAGCATTCTCCTGTTCATGTATCCGGTTGCTGCAGAGGAGGCAGGTTCATCCATTGCCGACACCCAGACGGCAATCACACCGGTACCTTATACAATCACTCTTTTCATACCCACCGCAAAAATGATTCATTCGGATCAGATCAAGGATCAGATCATTGGTCTCAACGGCTATGATGCTATCTTCGCAACATCGTTTGGCCTGTCAACCTACAACGGGAGCTGGAGCACACGCCACGCAAACCTGAACAATAGTTCCGCAGGTCTTCTTGACGATTATATTACCGCCATTGAATATGATGCCAAGGGGAATCTCTGGCTGGGATATTCGGGGGGAATCCAGATCTACAATGGCAGAGATTACCAGGTTATCCAGGACCAGCAGCTCTTAAAGGATCCACGGATCAACGATATCCAGCGCTGGAATAACGATGTCTGGGTCGCAACCGGCAATGCAGGAATCCACCGTTATCGGGACGGTACCTGGACCTGGTTCCAGCCAATGACACCATCCGGGCCCGGATTTTATGAGATAGACAGTATGGTTCTTGATCCCGCAGCCAACGAAATGCTGATTGCTACCGCAAACCAGGGGCTGTGGGTTGTCAGGTCACCTGAAGACCCGGTACGTTTCGACCTTCTTGCCGGGAAGAACACACCATATGCACAGTTGAAACATGTCCGGCGCGATCCCCAGGGGGGAGGGTACTTCTTTGATGACACGTCCGTTGTCCATTACGGAAAGGATTCTGGGTTCATCCAAGTCCTGACTGCAAAAGATCTTTCCCCCTATAAGATAACAATCAACGACCTTGCAGCGGGCCCTGACGGGAAATTGTATATCGCCAGCGACAATGGCCTCTTCATCTGGGAAAACGGAAAGATTTACCGGCACCTGAACCGGTTTGAAGGGATCGGTTCATCACAAATCGTCCGTACGGTCAATATTGATGCACAGAACCGGGTATGGTTTTCCACACCGGGATATGTTGGTTTTTATTTTGACCAGTCAAACCCGGAAAACATCATCGGCATTAACCTCGTGACACCAACACCGGACCAGGCTTTCAGTCCTGCCGGTATACAGACAACAATCCCTGCATCTGGTTACGACGCAATACCTGGAACACAGACAACAGCAGTTTCAGGAAAAACGGGAACAAAAAATGGTATTCTCGATCCGGTATTTGGATTGATCAATTCCATTACCGGACTGGCTGGGATCAGGATATTTCCCTGA
- a CDS encoding chemotaxis protein CheD has protein sequence MADPSHSHEQTAMIGIGEYRVGSFPMMTIGLGSCIGLTLYDDSLKIGAMVHIMLPESAGRKDRPGKYADTAVPILLKELNAMGCKNRSLVAKMAGGASMFEYFGANLNIGERNAEKIRALLKEHNIRLVKEDVGGKVGRSVTFFPQNNGKVAIRRADGTTGEL, from the coding sequence ATGGCCGACCCGTCCCATTCCCATGAACAGACCGCAATGATTGGTATCGGAGAATACCGCGTTGGTTCGTTCCCCATGATGACCATCGGCCTTGGTTCATGTATCGGGCTCACCCTGTATGACGATTCATTGAAGATCGGGGCAATGGTCCATATCATGCTGCCGGAAAGTGCAGGAAGAAAAGATCGCCCGGGGAAATATGCTGATACCGCAGTCCCGATCCTTCTCAAGGAACTCAATGCAATGGGATGCAAGAACCGGTCTCTCGTGGCTAAAATGGCCGGGGGCGCCAGCATGTTCGAATACTTTGGGGCAAATCTCAATATAGGCGAGAGAAATGCCGAGAAGATCCGGGCTCTCTTAAAAGAACACAATATCAGACTGGTAAAAGAGGATGTTGGCGGCAAAGTCGGCAGATCGGTAACCTTCTTCCCGCAAAATAATGGAAAGGTCGCAATCAGGAGAGCCGATGGCACGACCGGTGAATTATAG
- a CDS encoding chemotaxis protein CheC, with the protein MKLSTVQSDAIQELGNIGAAHAATTLSQMLGSAVEMSVPAIKAIDIAELGTYMGEESAAMVAFELQGEIQHGGYIIFYISRESAIRLTNTMLGLTDMNRPMNEMDESALLEVGNIMVSAFLDATAELLGFIMLPSPPALSVDMAHAAMSTLIAQMGEEIDEVLLFSTELVCEEHKIDSDIIMMPENSTLAHIVELMENMMKGI; encoded by the coding sequence ATGAAATTATCAACAGTCCAGTCTGATGCAATCCAGGAGCTCGGAAATATAGGAGCCGCACACGCCGCGACAACCTTATCTCAGATGCTGGGAAGTGCAGTAGAGATGAGCGTTCCGGCCATCAAGGCAATCGATATAGCAGAACTTGGAACCTACATGGGTGAAGAATCTGCAGCCATGGTTGCCTTCGAGCTCCAGGGAGAGATTCAGCACGGGGGATATATCATATTTTATATATCCCGTGAGTCCGCAATCCGCCTCACCAATACCATGCTTGGCCTGACGGATATGAACCGGCCCATGAATGAGATGGATGAGAGTGCACTCCTTGAAGTGGGTAACATCATGGTCTCCGCATTCCTGGATGCCACTGCCGAGCTTCTGGGTTTCATCATGCTCCCCTCCCCCCCGGCACTCAGTGTTGATATGGCCCATGCAGCCATGTCTACCCTTATTGCCCAGATGGGTGAAGAGATTGACGAAGTCCTCCTCTTCTCCACCGAACTCGTGTGCGAAGAACACAAAATTGACAGCGACATTATCATGATGCCCGAGAACAGCACACTTGCACATATTGTCGAACTGATGGAAAACATGATGAAAGGAATTTAA
- a CDS encoding chemotaxis protein CheA has protein sequence MSEFEAYRGLFVAESRENHENLVKNLLILEKGADEGAIDEIFRSVHTLKGASASMGFSDMERICHAMEDVFQLVRSGSAEITQELGNLLLACSDVVEQMIDDVEAGGDSSSKNPDEQVKALKEWVSKHGGAKGKQTGAVPAVAQPAESAEPTQEGDTSSAGMPEYDIHITVASECMMKDVRAMLAIGNLEGLGTIISVNPSKEAIDEGKFEGSFDLRIRSDAGEDALKTAASGTEIATVDIKPVAIEEVLSSDALAAAKKGPDADKKQATSADKNREIKHLRVDIHQLDHIMNLVEDLVINRGRLKQIAEQHKIKEMDEAIGMVERSVSDLQSLMMIIRMIPLNQIFNRLPRVVRDVAQYDGKEVEFVIEGGETELDRSVMDGLNDPLLHLIRNAVNHGIESPDVRENAGKPRKGFVKLSAHRDRDNVIIELVDDGAGINVEKVKKKAVEKGMITQEMADTLTVDQAIDLLFQPGFSTADKITDISGRGVGLDVVKRSIEALKGTIRVETTPGKGSRFELLLPPTMAIVDVMIVRINGKRLGIPISSIVEVANFKRDSTHHIGKGEAILLRDEVLQIMWLNDMVGASEICEILIVVQYQKRKCCIPVDLVEGKQEVVVKPLSRFIGNTRGVSGVTILGDGEVVPVLDVNTIV, from the coding sequence GTGTCTGAATTTGAGGCGTACCGGGGATTGTTTGTCGCAGAATCCCGCGAGAATCATGAGAACCTGGTGAAGAACCTCTTAATTCTGGAAAAAGGTGCAGACGAGGGGGCTATCGATGAAATTTTCCGTTCAGTCCATACGTTGAAAGGTGCATCGGCATCCATGGGTTTCTCCGATATGGAGCGGATCTGCCATGCCATGGAGGATGTTTTCCAGCTGGTCAGGAGCGGGAGTGCGGAGATTACTCAGGAACTCGGCAATCTGCTCCTGGCTTGTTCCGATGTCGTTGAGCAGATGATCGATGATGTCGAGGCCGGGGGAGATTCCTCATCCAAGAATCCTGACGAGCAGGTCAAAGCACTCAAAGAATGGGTAAGTAAACACGGCGGTGCCAAAGGAAAACAGACCGGTGCGGTGCCTGCAGTTGCCCAGCCTGCGGAGTCTGCTGAACCAACGCAGGAGGGAGACACCAGTTCTGCCGGTATGCCGGAATACGATATTCACATAACCGTCGCAAGCGAGTGCATGATGAAAGATGTCCGGGCAATGCTTGCAATAGGCAATCTCGAAGGCCTCGGAACAATCATTTCAGTCAACCCCTCCAAGGAAGCTATCGACGAAGGTAAATTCGAAGGCAGTTTCGATCTCCGGATCCGCAGCGATGCCGGCGAAGATGCACTGAAAACCGCTGCATCGGGAACCGAGATCGCGACCGTTGATATAAAACCGGTTGCAATCGAAGAGGTTCTATCATCAGATGCACTGGCGGCTGCGAAAAAAGGACCCGATGCAGACAAAAAACAGGCAACCTCTGCTGACAAGAACCGCGAGATCAAGCATCTCCGGGTAGATATCCACCAGCTCGACCACATCATGAACCTTGTCGAAGATCTGGTCATCAACCGTGGCAGGCTCAAGCAGATAGCAGAACAGCACAAGATCAAGGAGATGGATGAGGCCATCGGGATGGTCGAACGATCCGTATCGGATCTCCAGAGCCTGATGATGATCATCCGGATGATTCCCCTCAACCAGATATTCAACCGCCTGCCCCGGGTAGTCCGCGATGTTGCCCAGTATGACGGCAAGGAAGTGGAATTTGTTATCGAGGGGGGTGAGACTGAACTTGACCGGAGTGTTATGGACGGCCTCAACGATCCCCTGCTCCACCTTATAAGAAATGCCGTCAACCATGGCATCGAGTCTCCCGATGTCCGAGAAAATGCCGGCAAACCCCGTAAAGGATTTGTCAAACTTTCTGCCCACCGGGACCGCGATAACGTCATCATCGAACTCGTTGATGACGGCGCGGGCATCAATGTTGAAAAAGTCAAGAAAAAAGCCGTTGAGAAGGGAATGATCACCCAGGAGATGGCAGATACGCTCACGGTCGATCAGGCCATTGACCTGCTGTTCCAGCCCGGCTTTTCAACTGCCGATAAGATTACCGATATCAGCGGTCGCGGTGTCGGTCTCGATGTGGTCAAACGATCAATCGAAGCCCTTAAAGGCACTATCCGGGTGGAGACAACTCCCGGAAAAGGCAGCAGGTTCGAACTCCTGCTTCCCCCGACAATGGCCATTGTCGATGTCATGATAGTCAGGATCAATGGCAAACGTCTCGGCATACCCATCAGCAGTATTGTGGAAGTAGCGAATTTCAAGCGGGATTCCACCCACCACATCGGCAAAGGTGAAGCAATACTCCTGCGGGACGAAGTCCTCCAGATCATGTGGCTGAACGACATGGTTGGTGCCTCCGAGATATGTGAGATCCTCATCGTTGTCCAGTACCAGAAACGGAAATGTTGTATTCCCGTTGATCTGGTGGAAGGAAAACAGGAGGTCGTGGTAAAGCCGCTGAGCCGTTTTATCGGGAATACCCGGGGGGTCAGTGGTGTCACCATTCTGGGAGATGGGGAAGTCGTGCCAGTCCTCGATGTAAACACGATTGTGTAG
- the cheB gene encoding chemotaxis-specific protein-glutamate methyltransferase CheB → MVKVLIVDDSVFMRTVIRDMVTKDPAIEVVGTASNGIDALERIESLSPDLVTLDIEMPKMNGIQVLEELRKIKPKQRPKILMLSSLTSKDAEMTVQAIRLGADDFMLKPKDIPHVREIEQELVSKIKHLVTLTSVPVPRSIPQPTGAAERVVLIGSSAGGPPMLDTLLAALPSDLPAGVMVTQHMPVGFTAALAERFNRIASMPVKETENGDLIETGKILVSKAGVHTVISGVMEANKPMAGRIVHTTSPTLHGVRPAVDKTFESAAHVYGKNIVSVILSGMGNDAGAGALAIKDAGGVSLICDEKDCLVYGMARSAIQHNAVDKVLPLAKLAKEIERVVHQMEENRV, encoded by the coding sequence ATGGTGAAGGTACTCATTGTTGATGATTCCGTGTTCATGCGCACGGTCATCCGGGATATGGTAACCAAGGATCCGGCTATTGAAGTAGTGGGAACTGCCTCAAACGGCATCGATGCCCTTGAAAGGATAGAATCGCTCAGCCCGGATCTTGTCACACTGGACATCGAAATGCCCAAGATGAACGGGATCCAGGTTCTCGAAGAACTCAGGAAAATAAAACCAAAGCAGCGCCCAAAAATCCTGATGCTGAGTTCGCTCACCTCAAAAGATGCAGAGATGACGGTCCAGGCCATCCGGCTTGGTGCCGATGACTTCATGCTCAAGCCAAAAGACATCCCTCATGTCAGGGAGATCGAACAGGAACTGGTTTCCAAGATAAAACATCTGGTGACGCTCACATCGGTTCCGGTTCCCCGAAGTATCCCGCAGCCAACCGGAGCTGCAGAGCGGGTTGTGCTCATCGGTTCGTCCGCCGGGGGTCCTCCAATGCTCGATACGCTTCTTGCGGCCCTGCCATCAGATCTGCCTGCCGGTGTGATGGTTACCCAGCATATGCCGGTTGGGTTCACCGCGGCTCTTGCAGAACGGTTTAACCGGATTGCATCCATGCCGGTCAAGGAGACTGAGAACGGGGACCTGATCGAGACCGGAAAGATTCTCGTATCAAAAGCAGGAGTGCACACCGTTATCAGTGGCGTGATGGAAGCAAACAAACCAATGGCAGGCCGGATTGTTCACACGACTTCCCCAACCCTGCATGGAGTCCGCCCGGCAGTGGACAAGACATTTGAATCCGCAGCGCATGTTTATGGAAAGAACATTGTATCGGTAATCCTGAGCGGAATGGGCAATGATGCCGGAGCCGGTGCTCTGGCGATCAAGGACGCGGGGGGAGTGAGCCTTATCTGTGATGAGAAGGATTGTCTTGTATACGGGATGGCCAGATCCGCAATCCAGCATAATGCGGTCGATAAGGTTCTTCCCCTGGCCAAACTGGCAAAAGAGATTGAACGGGTAGTGCACCAGATGGAGGAAAACCGTGTCTGA
- a CDS encoding response regulator gives MGKILIVDDTLFMRTLLKNILFSGGHTIAGEAGDGEEAVAKYKELKPDLVTMDVVMPKMNGIEALKAIKATDPGARIVMCTAVGQEQMVKLAIKSGAKGYIVKPFQAPKVLEEVKNVLAS, from the coding sequence ATGGGAAAGATTCTGATCGTAGATGATACACTCTTTATGAGAACCCTTCTCAAAAACATCCTCTTCTCTGGCGGACACACTATTGCCGGGGAAGCAGGAGATGGGGAAGAGGCTGTAGCAAAATACAAAGAACTCAAACCGGATCTCGTCACCATGGACGTTGTGATGCCCAAGATGAACGGTATCGAGGCATTGAAGGCAATCAAAGCAACCGATCCGGGTGCCAGAATCGTGATGTGTACTGCTGTAGGCCAGGAACAGATGGTAAAACTTGCCATCAAGTCCGGTGCCAAGGGGTATATCGTCAAGCCATTCCAGGCACCAAAAGTGTTAGAGGAAGTCAAAAACGTTCTCGCATCCTGA
- a CDS encoding CheF family chemotaxis protein, whose protein sequence is MKEVPAKIEHNNQWIVIKLGIGEDRIVLPAPVNQEILFKSVADVAEKKNILLITVKTDKETVYKILSVEKVLQVLKKLILGSCNAYRLMAYFMSPAIRGGVMIKDAAWEKGSVVVVHSGIWFVSATKQICVPVTDVAAIELTKRDVQGKPTEVVRIDHLESGEVVSSLVLCPLSTLQVLYNFLKETTKGMDMKGTELDGVDQQVAMLIYSGMDSHAIENMLNIPHKQLDAIYDKILKLGLAEVVTIRREVQLTTKGVRYISDATKSQTN, encoded by the coding sequence ATGAAAGAAGTTCCGGCAAAAATCGAGCACAATAACCAGTGGATTGTTATCAAGCTGGGAATCGGAGAGGATCGGATAGTCCTGCCGGCACCTGTCAATCAGGAAATACTTTTCAAATCTGTGGCAGATGTTGCTGAAAAGAAAAACATCCTTCTGATTACGGTCAAGACGGATAAAGAGACCGTTTATAAGATACTCTCCGTTGAGAAAGTATTGCAGGTATTAAAAAAGCTCATTCTCGGCTCGTGCAATGCATACCGCCTGATGGCATATTTTATGTCCCCTGCAATACGGGGCGGTGTCATGATCAAGGATGCTGCCTGGGAGAAAGGCAGCGTTGTCGTAGTTCATTCCGGCATCTGGTTTGTCAGTGCAACTAAACAGATCTGCGTCCCGGTGACCGATGTTGCAGCTATTGAACTGACAAAACGGGATGTGCAGGGAAAACCAACCGAAGTAGTACGGATCGATCATCTCGAAAGCGGCGAAGTCGTCTCAAGCCTTGTCTTATGCCCGCTGTCTACCCTTCAGGTACTCTACAATTTCCTCAAGGAGACAACAAAAGGCATGGATATGAAGGGAACCGAACTCGACGGTGTCGACCAGCAGGTGGCCATGCTCATCTATTCCGGGATGGATTCCCATGCCATAGAAAATATGCTCAACATACCCCACAAGCAGCTCGATGCAATCTATGATAAAATTCTCAAACTGGGCCTGGCAGAAGTGGTCACGATCAGGAGAGAGGTTCAGCTGACAACCAAAGGAGTTCGGTATATTTCCGATGCAACAAAATCCCAGACAAACTGA
- the flaJ gene encoding archaellar assembly protein FlaJ, with translation MADTKENGGPEKEARPLPFASTIGSIKEKLDQVSEGKKMSADLLFMNTYMASLALASASRPEIFAYAANRKEYISAKYITKVDTLVKKWSYSYSEGLSIVAERTNNIVLKSMLNRYANAIDSGVPDEDFLRNELSTVKSVYRSQVEQGLELLKKWGDAYIAMLLSGTVIAVTMMVSIAIYAPAGLDSTLNMSYGIILCICVFGNVLMYQSVPDDPKTHGLKDRTSKEQATIHAMERIIVPLTIVAVIVMAVLGIPAALIFLLIGVLMAPMGIIGFIDDANITIRDNDFSTFIRSFGAVMGGQGTTAVYALNTIDKKSLVALEPLVNSVYSKMNLGLDDKQVWDKFIGESGSNYIYKYINIYLDTVTLGGPPEPIGTVVGSSMLEMVLLREKKDMHARSFIVLLVPMHMAMAGIFVALYRIMVVLTGSVASMMSKFQAAQNAAGASSGGGVSAGAVLGGGLTMFTNFPEKEMGAFVVYTLTIITASNILAARIVGGGDRYMYYFYTAIFCSLTGLILLIGPLVVGLFFSPEALQNMAAAGAAAGGAS, from the coding sequence ATGGCCGATACCAAAGAGAACGGGGGGCCGGAAAAAGAGGCCAGGCCCCTGCCGTTCGCATCCACCATTGGAAGCATAAAAGAGAAATTGGATCAGGTCAGCGAAGGCAAGAAGATGAGCGCTGATCTGCTGTTCATGAATACGTACATGGCCTCCCTCGCCCTTGCCAGTGCATCGAGGCCGGAAATATTCGCGTACGCGGCAAACCGGAAAGAGTACATTTCTGCCAAATACATAACGAAAGTCGATACGCTTGTGAAAAAGTGGAGTTACAGTTATTCTGAGGGACTGAGTATCGTTGCTGAACGAACCAACAATATTGTCCTCAAGAGCATGCTCAACCGGTATGCAAATGCCATCGATTCCGGTGTCCCCGATGAAGATTTCTTAAGAAACGAACTTTCAACCGTTAAAAGTGTTTATCGGAGCCAGGTCGAACAGGGACTGGAGCTGCTCAAGAAATGGGGCGACGCCTATATTGCCATGCTCCTGTCGGGAACGGTCATTGCCGTTACGATGATGGTATCGATTGCCATTTATGCTCCTGCCGGGCTCGATTCCACGCTGAACATGTCGTACGGCATCATCCTTTGTATCTGTGTTTTCGGCAATGTTCTGATGTACCAGTCCGTGCCCGATGATCCAAAAACGCATGGTCTCAAAGACCGTACCTCCAAAGAACAGGCAACGATTCATGCCATGGAACGAATCATTGTTCCTTTAACCATCGTGGCCGTTATTGTCATGGCGGTTCTTGGAATTCCCGCTGCCTTGATCTTTCTTCTTATAGGTGTCCTGATGGCCCCCATGGGGATCATCGGATTTATTGATGATGCAAATATCACCATCCGGGATAATGATTTTTCCACATTCATCCGCAGTTTCGGGGCGGTCATGGGAGGCCAGGGAACAACGGCAGTTTATGCCCTCAACACCATCGATAAAAAATCCCTTGTTGCACTCGAACCCCTGGTGAACTCCGTATACTCAAAGATGAATCTTGGCCTTGACGACAAACAGGTCTGGGATAAATTCATTGGAGAATCGGGGAGCAATTACATCTACAAATATATCAACATCTACCTGGATACCGTCACCCTCGGCGGGCCGCCGGAACCCATCGGAACCGTGGTAGGATCGTCGATGCTTGAGATGGTGCTGCTCCGGGAAAAGAAGGACATGCATGCCAGGAGTTTCATTGTACTTCTCGTTCCGATGCATATGGCAATGGCGGGTATTTTCGTAGCGCTTTACCGTATCATGGTTGTGCTTACCGGGTCTGTCGCATCCATGATGAGCAAATTCCAGGCTGCACAGAATGCAGCGGGAGCAAGTTCCGGGGGGGGAGTCTCGGCAGGCGCCGTACTTGGCGGCGGGCTTACCATGTTTACGAATTTCCCTGAAAAGGAGATGGGGGCATTTGTCGTTTATACTCTTACCATCATAACGGCATCCAATATTCTGGCAGCACGCATTGTTGGCGGGGGCGATCGGTATATGTATTATTTCTACACAGCAATATTCTGTTCATTAACCGGTCTTATCCTCCTGATAGGACCCCTCGTTGTCGGGTTGTTCTTCAGCCCGGAGGCACTTCAGAACATGGCTGCAGCCGGAGCAGCCGCCGGAGGAGCATCATGA